CGCGCGGACCTTGGTGCCGAAGACCTTGTCGGCCTCGCGGAGCTTGTTGATGTCGCGGTCCAGCAGGGTGACGTGGAAGCCCATGCCGACGGCGATCTGCGTGGCGTTCCAGCCGGAGACACCGCCGCCGATGACGACGGCGCGCGCCGGCTGGGTACCGGGGACGCCGCCGGGCAGCACACCGCGGCCGCCGACCGAGCGCATCAGGTGGTAGGCGCCGACCTGCGGGGCGAGCCGGCCCGCGACCTCGGACATCGGGGCGAGCAGCGGCAGCGCGCGGGAGGGCAGCTCGACGGTCTCGTAGGCGATCGCGGTCGTGCCGGACTCGATGAGCGCGTCGGTGCACTCCTTGGAGGCGGCCAGGTGCAGGTAGGTGAAGAGCGTCTGGTCCTTGCGGAGGCGGTGGTACTCCTCCGCGATGGGCTCCTTGACCTTCAGCAGCAGGTCCGCGGCGGCCCACACCTCGTCGGCGGTGCCGAGGATCTGGGCGCCCGCGGCGACGTACTCCTCGTCCGGGATCGACGAGCCGGCACCGGCGCCCTGCTCGATGACGACCTGGTGGCCGTGGCGCACCAGCTCGTGCACGCCGGACGGGGTGATGGCCACCCGGAACTCGTTGTTCTTGACCTCGCGGGGGATGCCGACCTTCACGTCGATCACGGTCCTTGGCTCAGTGGATATGGGGCAATACAACACATACCCAGGCATGCATGAGCACACCGGGAGACACCGCAGGAGAAGGTGCGGCAGAGCCAGTCTAATGAAGGCGTTCCCGCTGTCTAGCCTTTCATTGCATCAATCTTCAGCGGGTGTACTACGGATTTCGCAGGTGTCAGCGCCTTGTTTCGTTTCATCGATCTGTTCCGGCAGGTCCGGTTCCTCGCCGAGCAGCCGCTCGGCGGCCCCGCGGTGCAGCTGCGCGGCGGCGGGATCGCCGAGGTGGTCCATCGTGTCGGCGAGCCGCAGCTGCAGCGCCGCCTGGAGCCGTACGTCGTCGGCGCGGCGCGCGAGGTCCAGCGCCTCGTGGCAGGTGCGCAGCGACTCCTCCGGGCGTCCGGCGTACTCCTGGACCCGCGCCGTCTCGCTCAACGCCCGTGCCTGGGCGGCCACATCGCCGTTCTTGCGGTGTCCGGCGGCCGCCGAGCGCCAGTTGCGCAGCGCCTCGCCGTAGCGGCCCGCGTAGGTGTGCGCGGCGGCGATACGGCCGTACAGCCGGGCGGCCTCGGCGCGCTCGTCCCGGGCCAGGCACTGGGCGAGGGCGCGGCCGAACCAGTCGGCGGCCCTGTCGTAGTCCCCGAGCTCCAGATGCGCGCCGCCTACGGATTCCATCGCGCGCCCGGTCGCGTACGGGTCGTTCGCCTCGCGTCCGGCGTCCAGCGCGGCCCGATAGCGCACCAGGGCGTCCGCCGTGCGCCCCGTCTGCGCGTCCAGGTCCCCCAGGTTCAGCAGGGCCGCCGCGGCCTCCCGGGGTAGCTTGCGGCGCTCGGCGACGTCCAGCACCAGCCCGTGGATCCCGTACAGGTCCGGCGCGGCGGCCTGCATGCCGAAGTGCGCGACCATCGTCCTGACCAGCTGGGACATCAGGCGGCGGGCCAGCGTGTCCAGCTCCCCGTCGGCCACCGCGACCCGGGCGGCGGCCAGCAGGGCCGGCCGGCGCAGGCGCAGCCAGTCCTCGGCGGCCCGCGGGTGGGGGAAGCGCAGGGAGCGGGGCATGCCCTGGAGCTTCTCGCGGGCCTCGGCACTGTCGGTCTCGGTGATCGCCCGGCACGACTGCAGCAGCCGCACCGTCCGCTCCAGCATCCGGGCGCGGGCCAGCTGCAGCTCGGCGGGGCGCTCCTGGGTCTCGGCGAGGGTCTTGAGCAGGGGGTGCAGACAGCCCGGGACCTCGTACTCCGGCAGCGGCGAGTCCACCGGGCGCAGCAGGCCCAGGGCGACGAAGTCGTCCAGCGTGGTGCGGGCGCCGCTCACCGAGCTGCCGGCCAGCGCGGAGGCGGTGTGCGGGTCGATGAGGCCGCCCGGCGCGAGGGAGAGCAGTCGCAGTATCCGGGCGGCCGTGGAGGGCAGCGAGGCGTAGGAGAACCGGAAGACACGGCCGAGCGGGGTGCCCTCCTGGCCGTCGGCCCGCAGCTGCTTGGCGAGGTCGGCGACGGCGGCCTTGGGGCGCGCCGTGAGCCAGCCGCCGGCCAGCTCCAGTGCGGCGGGCTGGCCCTGGCACTCCTCGACCAGGCCCTCGGCGGCCCGCGGGTCGACGGTGATGCGGACGGAGCCGGTGTACGCGGTCAGCAGCTCGATGGCGGACTTGGTGTCGAGGCCGCCGAGGGTGCAGGGGCGGACGTCACAGATGCCGGTGAGGGGGCCGTCGGACACGGCGACGACCAGGCAGTCCGGGCTGTCCGGCAGCAGGGCGTCGACCTGTTCGGCGTCGGCCGCGTCGTCGAGCAGGATCAGTGTGCGGCGGTCGGCCAGGGCCGTGCGCAGCGCCTCGGACAGCTCGTCCGCGGCGGCTCCGGCCGGGGTCGGCCGCTCCAGCGCGGCCAGCAGTTCGCGAGCGGTGCGCTCGGTGGGGACAGGGGTGCCGTCGGGCTCGCTGAGCCGCGCCCGCAGCACTCCGTCGTCGTAACGGTCCGCGACCTGCCGTACTAGTTCCTCGGCGAGGGCCGTACGTCCGGAGCCGGGCCGGCCCGCGATCAGCAGCACACGCGCGCGTGGAGGTTTCTTTCCGGACAGGGTGTCCAGGCCCGCACGCTCGATGTCGGCGCGCAGTTCCTTCAACTCCCTTGTGCGGCCGAGGAACTGACGCTCCGCAGCACCGCGCTCCGACAGCCGTACGCCGCCTGGGTCCACCGCCTGATCCGTCACGGGCACACTCCCGTCCCACCACACGCAAAAGCCCGCCGGGACTCCGGTCCGGGCGGTAACAGAGCCTAGTTCACGCTCTGCAACGGTCCAGGTGGAGCGCGGCGGGCAGGTCCCCCGATCGGATCAGCAGATGGTCACACCGGAACCGATCCTGACGGCACGGGTGGCTTCAGGCCTCGAACGGACGCGCGGGCCACGGCGCCTCCGCCGGGCGCAGCGCGTCCAGACCCTCGCCGTGCTGCGCGGCGACGAGCGAAAGGACGCCCACGACGAGGCAGTTGTTGTGCAGTTCGCCCGCGAGGACGCCCCGCACGAGCTCGTCGACGGGCACGCGCTCGTACTCCAGGTCGATCTCCTCGTGCTCGACCTCGAAGCGCTCCCCGTCCGCCTCGGACAGGTCGCGCGCCAGGAAGATGCGCACGGCCTCGTCGCAGCCGCCGGGGGTGGTGTAGACGTCGGTCAGCACCCGCCAGTCCTCGGCCTTGACGTGGGCCTCCTCGTACAGCTCGCGCTGGGCGGCGTGCAGCGGGTTCTCGCCGGGGACGTCGAGCAGGCCGGCCGGGATCTCCCAGAGCTTCTGCCGGACGGGGTGGCGGTACTGGCGGATGACCACGACGCGCCCGGTGTCGTCGAGGGCGAGGACGGCGACCGAGCCGGGGTGGACCTGGTAGTCGCGGCGGACGACCGAGCCGTCGGGCATGACGACCTCGTCCGTGCGGACGGAGGTCTTGTTGCCCGTGAACGGGGTCTCCGTCGCCCGGATCTCCCACTCCTCGGGGGTGTCCTTGATGGTCATGCCCTGTCCTTCCCCATGTGCAAAAAGAAGCGGCCGGGACGCCCACCTTTTGAATGCGGGCGCCCCGGCCACCGTACAACTGTTGTGTCAGTCCGAATTCGCCTGCGCGCTCTCGGCCCGCTGACGCTCGACGGCCGCCTTCACCAGGCCCGCGAAGAGCGGGTGCGGGCGGGTCGGGCGCGAGCGGAGCTCGGGGTGCGCCTGGGTGGCGACCAGGTAGGGGTGCACCTCGCGGGGGTACTCCACGTACTCCACGAGCTTGCCGTCCGGCGAGGTGCCGGAGAACAGGATGCCCGCCTTCTTCTCCAGCTCCGCGCGGTAGGCGTTGTTGACCTCGTAGCGGTGGCGGTGCCGTTCCTCGACGTACTCCTTGCCGTCGTACACCTCGCGCACGATGGAGCCCTCGGCCAGCTTGGCCGGGTACATGCCCAGGCGCATCGTTCCGCCCATGTCGCCCTCGCCGGCGACGATGTCCAGCTGCTCGGCCATGGTGGAGATGACCGGGTGGGCGGTGGCCGAGTCGAACTCGGTGGAGTTGGCGTCCGGGATGTCGGCCAGGTGGCGGGCGGCCTCGATCACGATGCACTGCAGGCCCAGGCAGAGGCCGAGCAGCGGGATCTTGTTCTCGCGGGCGTACTTGATCGCGCCGACCTTGCCGAGCACACCACGGTCGCCGAAGCCGCCGGGGATGCAGATGCCGTCGACGTCCTCCAGCTGCGCCTTGGCGCCGGCCGGGGTCTTGCAGTCGTCGGAGGTGACCCACTTGATCTTGACGCGGGCCCGGTTGGCGAAGCCGCCGGCGCGCAGCGCCTCGGTGACCGAGAGGTAGGCGTCGGGCAGGTCGATGTACTTGCCGACCAGGGCCAGGGTGATCTCGTGGTCGGGGTTGTGGACGCGGTCGAGCAGGTCGTCCCAGGTCGTCCAGTCCACGTCGCGGAACGGCAGGTCCAGCTTGCGGACGACGTAGGCGTCCAGGCCCTCGCCGTGCACGGTCTTCGGGATGTCGTAGATGGAGCGCGCGTCGGGGCAGGCGACCACCGCTGCCTCGTCGACATCACACATCAGCGAGATCTTCCGCTTGATCGCGGTGGGCACCTCGCGGTCGCAGCGCAGCACGATCGCGTCCGGCTGGATACCGATGTTCCGAAGGGCCGCAACCGAGTGCTGGGTCGGCTTCGTCTTCAGCTCTCCCGACGGGCCGATGTAGGGCAGGAGGGAGATGTGGACGACGAAGACGTTGTCACGACCGACCTCGTGGCGCACCTGGCGGACGGTCTCCAGGAACGGCAGCGACTCGATGTCACCGACCGTGCCGCCGACCTCGGTGATCACGACGTCGACCTCGTCCGTCGCCATGCGGCGGATGCGGTGCTTGATCTCGTTGGTGATGTGCGGGATGACCTGCACGGTGTCGCCCAGGTACTCGCCGCGCCGCTCCTTGGCGATCACCGTCGAGTACACCTGACCGGTGGTCACGTTGGCCGAGCCGTCCAGGTCGCGGTCGAGGAAACGCTCGTAGTGGCCGATGTCCAGGTCGGTCTCGGCCCCGTCGTTGGTGACGAACACCTCACCGTGCTGGAAGGGGTTCATCGTGCCGGGGTCCACGTTCAGATACGGGTCGAGCTTCTGCATGACCACGCGCAGGCCCCGGGCCTTGAGCAGCATGCCCAGGCTGGAGGCGGTGAGGCCCTTGCCCAGCGAGGAGGCGACACCCCCGGTGACGAAGATGTGCTTGGTCGTCGAAGCTGTGCTGTTTCGAAAAGCAGCGGGCGGCATGGCCAAGAGGGGGCTCCCGTGGTCGCGGTTTGGGGTGCGGTTCCGGGGTTCTCTCGCCCACCGGTCCACGGGCTACCAGGGTATCAGCGAAGGCAGCCGATGGCTTCCGGGCACGCTCCGCACACGGGCCGCCACGGACGCACACGCTTTCAACTGTTTCCCCCTCGTTGCTCACCCGTTCGGCCGACGTGGGTTGCCCGGAGCGGCACACAGATCATCTACGTGCGTCGTATCCTGCTCGGACACTCGCTGCCGAGCCCGGCCGGGTACACGGCACCACCCCCGCCTGTAATCACCGGAACAACGAGAGCTCGTCAGATCGTTGAGCATGAATTGTCGTTTTGCCACACGGCAGGCACGACTGCTTTGCTTCACCGCTCAACGACGCATTACAACGACCCCTTGACCGCAATAGCGACAGCCCCCTGCTGGGGGTGACGTGGCCGTTCGACTGGAGTTGCACGTGGCCGGGCGCATCGAAGACTACGCACTCATCGGAGACATGCAGACCGCTGCCCTGGTCTGCCGGGACGGCACGGTGGACTGGCTGTGCCTGCCACGCTTCGACTCGCATGCCATCTTCGCCGGCCTGCTGGGCACCGAGGAGCACGGATTCTGGCGTCTGGGCCCCGCCCACGCCTCCGACGCCGAGCCCCCCACGGCGGCCCGGCGGAGCTACCGCGGCGACTCGCTGATCCTGGAATCCGAGTGGGACACCCCGCGCGGCACGGTCCGAGTGACGGATTTCATGCCGCCCCGTGACGGCGCCCCCCAGCTGATCCGCATCGTCGAGGGCATCTCGGGCCGCGTGCCCATGCGCTCGGCCCTGCGCATGCGTTTCTCCTACGGCCGGGTCGTGCCGTGGGTGCACAAGCACGAGGGCCGCACGGTCGCCGTGGCCGGCCCGGACTCGGTCTGGTACGACACCGAGTGCGAGACCTACGGCAAGTCGCTGACCACGTACTCGGACTTCACCGTCGCCCCCGGTGACCGCATCGCCTTCACGATCTCCTGGCAGCCCTCGCACAAGGAGCCCCCGCCGCTGCCGGAACCTGAGACCTCTCTGGAGGCGACGGAGGACTTCTGGCGGGAGTGGGTCGAGCACTGCACGTACCACGGCCCGTACCGCGAGGCGGTGATCCGCTCCCTCATCACGCTGAAGGCTCTTACGTACGCGCCGACGGGCGGCATCGTCGCCGCGCCGACGACCTCCCTGCCGGAGGACATCGGCGGCGTCCGCAACTGGGACTACCGCTACACGTGGCTGCGCGACGCGGCCATCACCCTGTCCTCGCTGCTGCGCACCGGCTACCGCGAGGAGGCCCGCGCCTGGCGCGAGTGGCTGCTGCGCGCGGTCGCCGGCGACCCCGAGAACCTGCAGATCATGTACGGCATCGCGGGCGAGCGCGAGCTCGGCGAGGCGGAGCTGGACTGGCTGCCGGGCTACGAGAACTCGGCGCCGGTGCGCGTCGGCAACGGCGCCGCCCACCAGCTCCAGCTCGACGTCTACGGCGAGGTCACCGAGGCCCTGCACCTGGGCCACATGACCGGCCTGGCCCGCAGCGACTACGCCTCCCTGCTCCAGCTGAAGCTGATCCGCTACCTGGAGCAGCACTGGGACGAGCCGGACGAGGGCATCTGGGAGGTGCGCGGCCCGCGCCGCCACTTCGTGCACTCCAAGGTCATGGCGTGGGTCGCCGTCGACCGCACCATCAAGCTCATCGAGTCCGGCGACGCCGACGGCCCGCTGGAGCGGTGGAAGGAACTGCGCGACGAGATCCACCGGGACGTGTGCGAGAAGGGTTACGACAAGGAGCGCAACACCTTCACGCAGTCGTACGGCTCGAAGGAGCTGGACGCGTCGCTGCTGCTCATCCCGCAGATGGGCTTCCTGCCGCCCGACGACAAGCGGGTGATCGGCACGATCGAGGCGATCCAGCGAGAGCTGTCCACCCCGGACGGCTTCATCCTGCGCTACCCGACCGAGGGCGACAGCGAGGGCGTCGACGGCCTGCCCGGCGACGAGGGCGCCTTCCTGGCCTGCTCGTTCTGGATGGCGGACGACCT
Above is a genomic segment from Streptomyces sp. SLBN-31 containing:
- the ald gene encoding alanine dehydrogenase; protein product: MKVGIPREVKNNEFRVAITPSGVHELVRHGHQVVIEQGAGAGSSIPDEEYVAAGAQILGTADEVWAAADLLLKVKEPIAEEYHRLRKDQTLFTYLHLAASKECTDALIESGTTAIAYETVELPSRALPLLAPMSEVAGRLAPQVGAYHLMRSVGGRGVLPGGVPGTQPARAVVIGGGVSGWNATQIAVGMGFHVTLLDRDINKLREADKVFGTKVRAIMSNSLELEKAVLDADLVIGAVLIPGAKAPKLVTNELVARMKPGSVLVDIAIDQGGCFEDSHPTTHAEPTFQVHDSVFYCVANMPGAVPNTSTYALTNATLPYIVELANRGWVEALRRDPALAKGLNTHDGKVVYREVAEAHGLEHVELESLLG
- a CDS encoding tetratricopeptide repeat protein, with the protein product MTDQAVDPGGVRLSERGAAERQFLGRTRELKELRADIERAGLDTLSGKKPPRARVLLIAGRPGSGRTALAEELVRQVADRYDDGVLRARLSEPDGTPVPTERTARELLAALERPTPAGAAADELSEALRTALADRRTLILLDDAADAEQVDALLPDSPDCLVVAVSDGPLTGICDVRPCTLGGLDTKSAIELLTAYTGSVRITVDPRAAEGLVEECQGQPAALELAGGWLTARPKAAVADLAKQLRADGQEGTPLGRVFRFSYASLPSTAARILRLLSLAPGGLIDPHTASALAGSSVSGARTTLDDFVALGLLRPVDSPLPEYEVPGCLHPLLKTLAETQERPAELQLARARMLERTVRLLQSCRAITETDSAEAREKLQGMPRSLRFPHPRAAEDWLRLRRPALLAAARVAVADGELDTLARRLMSQLVRTMVAHFGMQAAAPDLYGIHGLVLDVAERRKLPREAAAALLNLGDLDAQTGRTADALVRYRAALDAGREANDPYATGRAMESVGGAHLELGDYDRAADWFGRALAQCLARDERAEAARLYGRIAAAHTYAGRYGEALRNWRSAAAGHRKNGDVAAQARALSETARVQEYAGRPEESLRTCHEALDLARRADDVRLQAALQLRLADTMDHLGDPAAAQLHRGAAERLLGEEPDLPEQIDETKQGADTCEIRSTPAED
- a CDS encoding NUDIX hydrolase, whose protein sequence is MTIKDTPEEWEIRATETPFTGNKTSVRTDEVVMPDGSVVRRDYQVHPGSVAVLALDDTGRVVVIRQYRHPVRQKLWEIPAGLLDVPGENPLHAAQRELYEEAHVKAEDWRVLTDVYTTPGGCDEAVRIFLARDLSEADGERFEVEHEEIDLEYERVPVDELVRGVLAGELHNNCLVVGVLSLVAAQHGEGLDALRPAEAPWPARPFEA
- a CDS encoding CTP synthase, whose amino-acid sequence is MPPAAFRNSTASTTKHIFVTGGVASSLGKGLTASSLGMLLKARGLRVVMQKLDPYLNVDPGTMNPFQHGEVFVTNDGAETDLDIGHYERFLDRDLDGSANVTTGQVYSTVIAKERRGEYLGDTVQVIPHITNEIKHRIRRMATDEVDVVITEVGGTVGDIESLPFLETVRQVRHEVGRDNVFVVHISLLPYIGPSGELKTKPTQHSVAALRNIGIQPDAIVLRCDREVPTAIKRKISLMCDVDEAAVVACPDARSIYDIPKTVHGEGLDAYVVRKLDLPFRDVDWTTWDDLLDRVHNPDHEITLALVGKYIDLPDAYLSVTEALRAGGFANRARVKIKWVTSDDCKTPAGAKAQLEDVDGICIPGGFGDRGVLGKVGAIKYARENKIPLLGLCLGLQCIVIEAARHLADIPDANSTEFDSATAHPVISTMAEQLDIVAGEGDMGGTMRLGMYPAKLAEGSIVREVYDGKEYVEERHRHRYEVNNAYRAELEKKAGILFSGTSPDGKLVEYVEYPREVHPYLVATQAHPELRSRPTRPHPLFAGLVKAAVERQRAESAQANSD
- a CDS encoding glycoside hydrolase family 15 protein; the protein is MAGRIEDYALIGDMQTAALVCRDGTVDWLCLPRFDSHAIFAGLLGTEEHGFWRLGPAHASDAEPPTAARRSYRGDSLILESEWDTPRGTVRVTDFMPPRDGAPQLIRIVEGISGRVPMRSALRMRFSYGRVVPWVHKHEGRTVAVAGPDSVWYDTECETYGKSLTTYSDFTVAPGDRIAFTISWQPSHKEPPPLPEPETSLEATEDFWREWVEHCTYHGPYREAVIRSLITLKALTYAPTGGIVAAPTTSLPEDIGGVRNWDYRYTWLRDAAITLSSLLRTGYREEARAWREWLLRAVAGDPENLQIMYGIAGERELGEAELDWLPGYENSAPVRVGNGAAHQLQLDVYGEVTEALHLGHMTGLARSDYASLLQLKLIRYLEQHWDEPDEGIWEVRGPRRHFVHSKVMAWVAVDRTIKLIESGDADGPLERWKELRDEIHRDVCEKGYDKERNTFTQSYGSKELDASLLLIPQMGFLPPDDKRVIGTIEAIQRELSTPDGFILRYPTEGDSEGVDGLPGDEGAFLACSFWMADDLAMIGRVDEARKLFEKLLSLRNDLGLLAEEWDPRLKRQVGNFPQAFSHVPLIDTALRLTASGAYGG